A region from the Palaeococcus ferrophilus DSM 13482 genome encodes:
- the rpsB gene encoding 30S ribosomal protein S2: MEEYLVSLDQYLAAGVHIGTQQKTKDMTRFIYRARQDGLYVLDVRKTDERLRVAGKFLAKFDPENILAVSVRLYGQKPVKKFGEVTGARAIPGRFLPGTMTNPQVKNFIEPDVLIVTDPRADHQAVKEAKEIGIPIVALVDTENLLSFVDLAIPTNNKGRKALALIYWILAREVLFNRGDIASREDFGFNIEDFEMRIIRG, translated from the coding sequence ATGGAGGAATATCTGGTTTCGCTTGATCAGTATCTTGCAGCGGGTGTCCACATAGGCACCCAGCAGAAGACGAAGGACATGACCCGCTTTATTTACAGGGCCAGGCAGGACGGTCTCTACGTCCTCGACGTCAGAAAGACCGACGAGAGGCTTAGGGTCGCTGGCAAGTTCCTTGCCAAGTTCGATCCCGAGAACATTCTTGCCGTGAGCGTTAGGCTCTACGGCCAGAAGCCTGTTAAGAAGTTCGGAGAGGTCACCGGTGCAAGGGCCATCCCCGGAAGGTTCCTCCCCGGAACCATGACCAACCCGCAGGTTAAGAACTTCATAGAGCCTGATGTGCTCATAGTCACCGACCCGAGGGCCGACCACCAGGCCGTTAAGGAGGCCAAGGAGATAGGTATACCCATCGTGGCACTCGTTGATACCGAAAACCTCCTCAGCTTCGTTGATCTCGCCATCCCGACCAACAACAAGGGTAGAAAGGCCCTCGCGCTCATCTACTGGATCCTCGCGAGGGAGGTACTCTTCAACCGGGGCGACATAGCCAGCAGGGAGGACTTCGGCTTCAACATCGAGGACTTCGAGATGAGGATTATAAGGGGCTGA